The following are encoded together in the Montipora capricornis isolate CH-2021 chromosome 5, ASM3666992v2, whole genome shotgun sequence genome:
- the LOC138049332 gene encoding kelch-like protein 3 yields the protein MEAVNELMSSDPSKHLQELGQRLDILRRNEGFCDIKISVKGKQFTAHKAVLAASSPFFLTLLNSDMKESSEKLITVELEEATEAVMEDVLKYVYTGNLLVTEERAHNLIATANYLLLPGIKTMAESFLKNIVTTENCMFNYYFAEKYQCLELKEKARQVINSNFTDVMETEDFLKLEAKQVLEWVSSDDIIVNAEDDVFKGIVRWVSHSKSEREGDFPELLHQIRLISISHDFLLKELLEEELITKNYEFGVTFLADAMKVILNSNDGHIHAQPRKCLEMHMNGIFVCGGRKALSFFPKQNNWCRLADAPYHLQEHFPVQCKSKVYIADSQSHKIGESVVMEYYEPAMNTWVSVVKASSFANKTNTHVLVLNDVLYGLSFNSWSGCHICQYNAGTNNWLEMKAPCRRDNPCVVSDEEHIYVIGGVSSFSPFFDRLSGRVPGGVLSTASRFDPHSNKWEVVASLNEGRCRAFGAAMGGKIYVAGGRNCERESMSSCEVYNPSSDEWQLMPSLNVPRCNASMVCCDGRLYVLGGTTLLIQRGQFISSRPLTVEEFDAERKIWVDKSVIPVESFETSEEQKKQTLFQACFARFYKQVIDKLHPIN from the coding sequence ATGGAGGCAGTGAATGAGCTCATGTCATCAGACCCTTCTAAGCATCTTCAGGAACTTGGTCAACGTCTTGATATTTTGAGAAGAAATGAAGGTTTCTGTGATATAAAAATCTCGGTGAAAGGAAAGCAGTTCACAGCGCATAAAGCTGTTCTGGCAGCAAGCAGCCCGTTCTTTCTGACTCTTCTGAACAGCGACATGAAAGAAAGCAGCGAAAAACTGATCACAGTGGAGCTTGAAGAGGCAACTGAAGCTGTTATGGAAGACGTGTTGAAGTACGTTTATACTGGAAACCTTTTGGTTACCGAAGAAAGAGCCCACAATCTGATTGCAACAGCGAATTACCTCCTTCTACCAGGTATAAAAACAATGGCAGAGAGTTTCTTAAAGAATATTGTCACAACTGAGAATTGCATGTTTAACTATTATTTTGCTGAGAAGTATCAGTGCTTGGAATTGAAGGAGAAAGCCCGTCAGGTGATCAACTCAAATTTCACAGATGTCATGGAAACTGAAGACTTTTTGAAGCTTGAAGCGAAGCAAGTGCTGGAATGGGTGTCTAGTGATGACATCATTGTGAATGCTGAGGATGATGTATTCAAGGGAATTGTGAGGTGGGTGTCGCACAGCAAAAGTGAAAGAGAAGGAGACTTCCCTGAATTATTGCATCAAATCCGTCTGATATCAATATCACACGATTTTTTACTGAAGGAATTGTTAGAAGAAGAACTCATCACTAAAAATTATGAGTTTGGTGTAACATTTTTGGCAGATGCTATGAAAGTGATACTGAATTCCAATGATGGGCACATTCATGCACAACCAAGGAAATGCCTGGAGATGCACATGAATGGAATTTTTGTTTGTGGAGGGAGAAAGGCATTAAGCTTCTTTCCAAAGCAAAACAATTGGTGCAGGCTGGCAGATGCACCATATCATCTTCAAGAACACTTTCCAGTCCAATGCAAAAGTAAAGTTTACATTGCTGATAGTCAGTCTCACAAGATAGGTGAGTCAGTGGTGATGGAATACTATGAGCCAGCTATGAACACCTGGGTGTCAGTAGTAAAAGCTTCCAGTTTTGCTAACAAAACCAACACTCATGTATTAGTTTTGAATGATGTTCTGTATGGATTGTCATTTAATTCTTGGTCAGGATGTCATATCTGCCAATATAATGCAGGAACCAATAATTGGTTGGAAATGAAGGCCCCATGCAGAAGGGATAACCCCTGTGTTGTGAGTGATGAGGAACACATCTATGTTATCGGAGGCGTCTCATCATTTTCACCATTTTTTGACCGGTTATCTGGGCGTGTTCCAGGTGGTGTCTTGTCAACTGCATCAAGGTTCGATCCTCACAGTAACAAATGGGAAGTGGTTGCAAGTCTCAATGAGGGAAGGTGCAGGGCTTTTGGAGCAGCAATGGGTGGCAAGATTTATGTAGCAGGTGGTAGAAACTGTGAACGGGAATCAATGAGCTCCTGTGAAGTGTACAATCCCTCATCTGATGAGTGGCAGCTGATGCCCAGTCTGAATGTACCTCGATGTAATGCAAGCATGGTGTGCTGTGATGGAAGGCTGTATGTTTTGGGTGGAACAACTTTACTTATACAGCGTGGTCAATTTATTTCCTCAAGACCGTTAACTGTTGAAGAGTTTGATGCAGAGAGGAAAATTTGGGTAGACAAATCAGTTATACCAGTTGAAAGCTTTGAGACGTCTGAGGAACAGAAGAAGCAGACTCTATTTCAGGCTTGTTTTGCAAGATTCTACAAACAAGTGATTGACAAACTGCATCCAATAAACTAA
- the LOC138049333 gene encoding kelch-like protein 12, whose product MEVVNELMLSDPSKHLQELGQRLDILRRNEGFCDVKISVKGKQFRAHKAVLAASSPFFLTLLNSDMKESSEKLITVELEEATEAVMEDVLKYVYTGNLLVTEERAHNLIATANYLLLPGLKTMAESFVKDIFTTENCMFNYYFAEKYQCLQLKEKARQVINSNFTDVMETEEFLKLEAKQLLEWVSSDDIIVDAEDDVFKGIVRWVSHSKSEREGDFPELLHQIRLTSVSRDFLQKELLEEELTTMADAMKVILNSIDGRVHQRQPRKCLETHMNGIFVCGGRKTLGYFPKQNKWYRLADAPFHHRDHFLVQCRSKVYIADSQSRKMGESQVMEYYKPAMNTWGSILQTTSSNDYLDSFLQVIVLNDVLYGLSFNSLSGCQIYQYDAGTNNWLEMNAPSRKDDPCVVSDEEHIYVLGGKLMSFGIPVLSTASRFDPHNNKWEVVASLNEGRYRASGAAMGGKIYVAGGRNRGGGSMSSCEVYNPSSDEWQLMPSLKVPRCYASMVCCVGRLYVLGGTTILSQHGRKRSSRLLTVEEFDSERQIWVDKSIIPVESFEMSEDQRRQNLFRACSVQFCKQVIDKLYPLN is encoded by the coding sequence ATGGAGGTAGTGAACGAGCTAATGTTATCAGACCCTTCTAAGCATCTTCAGGAACTTGGCCAACGTCTTGATATTCTGAGAAGAAATGAAGGTTTCTGTGATGTAAAAATCTCGGTGAAAGGAAAGCAATTCAGAGCGCATAAGGCTGTTCTGGCTGCAAGCAGCCCGTTCTTTCTGACTCTTCTGAACAGCGACATGAAAGAAAGCAGCGAAAAACTGATCACAGTGGAGCTTGAAGAGGCAACTGAAGCTGTTATGGAAGACGTGTTGAAGTACGTTTATACTGGAAACCTTTTGGTTACCGAAGAAAGAGCCCACAATCTGATTGCAACGGCGAATTACCTCCTTCTACCTGGATTAAAAACAATGGCGGAGAGTTTCGTTAAGGATATTTTCACAACTGAGAATTGCATGTTTAACTATTATTTTGCTGAGAAGTATCAGTGCTTGCAATTGAAAGAGAAAGCCCGTCAGGTGATCAACTCAAATTTCACAGATGTCATGGAAACTGAAGAGTTTTTGAAGCTTGAAGCAAAGCAATTGCTGGAATGGGTGTCTAGTGATGACATCATTGTGGATGCTGAGGATGACGTGTTCAAGGGAATTGTGAGGTGGGTGTCACACAGCAAAAGTGAAAGAGAAGGAGACTTTCCTGAATTATTGCATCAAATCCGTTTGACGTCAGTATCACGCGATTTTTTACAGAAAGAATTGTTAGAAGAAGAACTCACTACTATGGCAGATGCCATGAAAGTGATATTGAATTCCATTGATGGGCGCGTTCATCAACGACAACCAAGGAAATGCCTGGAGACACACATGAATGGAATTTTTGTGTGTGGAGGGAGAAAGACGTTAGGCTACTTTCCAAAGCAAAACAAGTGGTACAGACTGGCAGATGCACCATTTCATCATCGAGACCACTTTCTAGTCCAGTGTAGAAGTAAAGTTTACATTGCTGATAGTCAGTCACGCAAGATGGGTGAGTCACAGGTGATGGAGTACTACAAGCCAGCTATGAACACCTGGGGGTCCATCTTACAAACTACCAGTTCTAATGACTACCTTGACAGCTTTTTACAAGTAATAGTTTTGAATGATGTTCTGTATGGACTGTCATTTAATTCTTTGTCAGGATGTCAAATCTACCAATATGATGCAGGAACCAATAATTGGTTGGAAATGAATGCCCCATCCAGAAAGGATGACCCCTGTGTTGTGAGTGATGAGGAACACATCTATGTTCTAGGTGGCAAATTAATGTCTTTCGGAATTCCTGTCCTGTCAACTGCATCAAGGTTTGATCCTCACAATAACAAATGGGAAGTGGTTGCGAGTCTCAATGAGGGAAGGTATAGGGCTTCTGGAGCAGCAATGGGTGGCAAGATTTATGTAGCAGGTGGTAGAAACCGTGGAGGGGGATCAATGAGCTCCTGTGAAGTGTACAATCCCTCATCGGATGAGTGGCAGCTGATGCCCAGTCTGAAGGTACCTCGATGTTATGCAAGCATGGTGTGCTGTGTGGGAAGGCTGTATGTTTTGGGTGGAACAACTATACTATCTCAGCATGGTAGGAAAAGAAGCTCAAGACTGTTAACTGTTGAAGAGTTTGATTCAGAGAGgcaaatttgggtggacaaatcAATTATACCAGTTGAAAGCTTTGAGATGTCTGAGGACCAAAGGAGGCAGAACTTATTTCGGGCTTGTTCTGTACAATTTTGCAAACAAGTGATTGACAAACTGTATCCACTAAACTAA